ACAGTTCCGACTTCAGGACTCCAGAGTCAGATACGAAATACTCGATTTGTTTAATTATCAAGTGGTTGGAGAAAACCATCTGTCTTGCTACTTAACCATTGCAGGTATTCTATCTCCTTTGCAATGAACGTTAAATCTTTGCTTGCTtgtataagaaaaaaaagaaccttgTTAGCATCGCAACTTTTGAAGATACAAGAATTGCAGTTTAGGTGGGCCTTTGATGATTTCACCTCATGGTCTGCCCATCAAATTTTTGCTATCCTGTTCTTGCTCATTAAGGAAAACTATATGGAATATATTAAGTCTAATCATAAAGTAAGACAGCCAACTTTCTGCTGGTTAACTTTTCTGAGGATAGACCAACCCAAAAAAAACCCTTCTGAGGGTAGCCCATCcccataaacattttcatacaaGAACCAAAACGTATGCTTTATCGCAGTTGCATATTAACATCTGCCCAATCAGTTGTATCGAGGAGCATCACAGCAAATACACATGTAATCGCAGATATGAGCGGTGCTTAAATTGAAAACTCCACTATGTATATTATATACCAAAAATCTATCACCAAGCGCAACAGAGAACCATCGAACCAACAAAATTTGCCACTTCAACCGTTAATAACAGGTCCTACAACTCCTACCAACCACAGACAGAAAGCAAGctgagaagaagaagcagcctAATGAATCTCCGAGAACAAAGTTTGAGGATGAGATCATCTGTCACATCGACGTCCAGCACAATCTCCTCAAGCGAACTTTTTCCtggcaaaaagaaatttttattagcataataacgataaaaaaaaaaaatgacaatggTGCATAATATCTGAGATACGGAAACAGAATGTCAACCGTCATGAACACATGCCTCGGTGTTGTCATGATTGTAGCGTATCGAGAAGAGGCACCTGCAGCCCCTAATATCATGCATTCTCCTCTGAATTCCTATGACATGAGCATCATAATAAATTGCCTGATCCCTCCTCTCCTGAAGTTAAAGAAAttgtataaaaaaagaaaagaaaagaaaaaatcagatAAGTGCCTTAATGGACAGTAAATCAATATAAATTAGTAAAAAGATGGGCTGCATCAATAAACACCTGGAAGCAGAGGACAAGGTCCCCAACTTTAACCTTGTCACATTCCGAACTCTCTAGCGGGACTGAGCGTTGCCTAATACCCTTTTTCACATTAATCCATTCATCCTCCTCAGCCCCAAACCCAACAAATCTGACAAGAACTTCCTTTAAGAAATGGCAAATTGTTAAGAATTTAGGCGACTAGTAAGACAAAACATAAACAGATTGTTCGTTAAGATTCTTGTAGAGACACTTACAGCTTCACCTGAGTCTAGAAACCTGTGGCcaagaaaattatcaacatcataCCTGCATGGAGAAAAGTCTTTCAGCAACTCTCATACTCCAGTTGAAAAGGGAACTTCCATATATTTGTACATACACAACACAAGCAATAATGAATCTAACCCCAAATTCCAAGTGCACAAGATTAGTTATAAGTGATTTTTAGTATAAAATCACCAGACCAAGCAGTTGGCTTCTTCGAGGTGAGTTTAAAcagcataaaatttcatgaCAGGAGGCAGACTACAGTCATACTCCAGGAGATTATTAGCTTAACTTCCATGGCCAAGTTATTAAACGAACAAGCAGCCTTGTCATTAGAGTACTGTTACACTCACATGAAATAATCGAGTTTTTAGCTAATAGCTGTTCATTGAACCTTTATACCTCAAGTAATGTTCATGAGAGTAATATTAGGCTCCCACCACAGATTCGAGTTTTTAGCTAATAGCTATCCATTGAGCCCTTATACCTTGAAAAGTAATGTTCACAATCtgattaaagaaacaaaaatgttgGCAAGAAAGCCTTTATTTCAGGTGAGTGAGCTATTACCATGCCCCATCTTTTGAAGACTTGGCCTCAAATTCCAATTCTGTTAAGTCTGAGATCTTTTGCCCTGCTATTGAAACAGCAACACAAATAAGGCACTCCAATCTACAAGATCATGCCTTTACTGGTCAACTTGAAAACTAAAAAAGTGTTTGAATTTGTAATCACTAGCAAGCAAGAGGAATATCTAAAACTAGGGTCAAAAAGGTATATTCAGCATCTGGCTTGAGAGATAACTAGATCCGGCACACGAGCTGCACACAAGCAGAGTGCTTTTAGTCTTTGTTGCTTTTGTGCATGATGGACAttacaatttttctcaaatcaattcacatgcatatatattaaaagaaaacattagTGTATTCCAATCTAATACGAGTTGTAAGACTTTCTTTTGTGGAGGCAGTTACAGATGGACTTGGTATGTGGACAAACATGTGTCATGGAGGGTGACAATTAATGCCTaatggagagggagagtgaTCAATTGATGCATTTGCGCACGTACACatttcccaaattaatttatattttcagcaCAGACTTGATAAACTATGAATTATTTAAGTGGTATTCTTGGAAGCCACTAAAAGTACAAGAAAAAACCCATGTTTAGCTTAAATTTTATACATGTTTCATGAATTTAGTTAATCCTAACCTGTTTGACCCAACATTAAGTTAAGAAGCTGAATTACCACATTTTCCACATTCTATAACTTCACATTGCTACATCCAAGCATCCTTACCTATCTATggaaatttttccaattcaacattagagtgaaggaaagaattatgTGGTGATGTAAAGTTATTTCCATAATTCACACTAAATAACCAAGTATAAGCAAGGTATCTTCAGATGGAGAAAATCTTCTCTCCACATAAGCTGGAGATACATGGGACTGCATTAAATGATCGTCTATTAACCCACCGAAATAATCATGTGAATACAAATTTATCTGGATATATACATTTGAATGATGTGACAGGAGCATAAGAACCTTTAGGCATTTGAGaatttccatttgttttatCAATAGGGCAATTTGCTGGTATCTCAGACTCGTTCTTGCCAGAATCAGGGGCAAAAGTAACTTTGTGTTGCTCTTGTTGCCTCTTCTCGAACCAACTCTGGACCTAGCATGTTCACACAGTGACACACGACCAGGAAATCTGCAATTAGATGTGAGGATAAAAAGCTGAAGACCCACGATGCAAGTGAAAATTCTCAGTACCTCCATCCACTTTATCAAAGGCTTTCCAGCACGACCAGCAGAGCGACTGTGAGTACACGAGGACAAGACAGAAAATTAGATACCAAATGAGAAGCAACAGGATCAAAGTTTAAGGAAACCATGCATtcatattgaagaaaaaaaaaatgaatgttcAATTACATTTTCCAGATAGAGAGATATGTAAGCTTAAACTTACttgaaacttattgcaattttcCGACAAAATTCCTTACTACATGTCTCTTCTCCTGATTTTTCCAGCAACATCTCCAATTTCTCAATCTGCTTGAAAAGATTGACAAAAGTTATCAGCATCATAGGACTATGTCACAGTTGATATTAACACAAATAGAACACGGCCTAATTACATAAAAAGATGTGTATTTCATGATTTCTGCAATTTTACTCG
This genomic stretch from Eucalyptus grandis isolate ANBG69807.140 chromosome 3, ASM1654582v1, whole genome shotgun sequence harbors:
- the LOC104437802 gene encoding protein SAWADEE HOMEODOMAIN HOMOLOG 1 isoform X1; the encoded protein is MDRLRPRHREAFSGFTNAEIEKLEMLLEKSGEETCSKEFCRKIAISFNRSAGRAGKPLIKWMEVQSWFEKRQQEQHKVTFAPDSGKNESEIPANCPIDKTNGNSQMPKAGQKISDLTELEFEAKSSKDGAWYDVDNFLGHRFLDSGEAEVLVRFVGFGAEEDEWINVKKGIRQRSVPLESSECDKVKVGDLVLCFQERRDQAIYYDAHVIGIQRRMHDIRGCRCLFSIRYNHDNTEEKVRLRRLCWTSM
- the LOC104437802 gene encoding protein SAWADEE HOMEODOMAIN HOMOLOG 1 isoform X2, with the translated sequence MDRLRPRHREAFSGFTNAEIEKLEMLLEKSGEETCSKEFCRKIAISFNRSAGRAGKPLIKWMEVQSWFEKRQQEQHKVTFAPDSGKNESEIPANCPIDKTNGNSQMPKGQKISDLTELEFEAKSSKDGAWYDVDNFLGHRFLDSGEAEVLVRFVGFGAEEDEWINVKKGIRQRSVPLESSECDKVKVGDLVLCFQERRDQAIYYDAHVIGIQRRMHDIRGCRCLFSIRYNHDNTEEKVRLRRLCWTSM